Within Amycolatopsis sp. FDAARGOS 1241, the genomic segment GGCCGCCCGTGCGGGTCGCGAAATGTGCGACGCCTGAAAATTGTGCGATTAGGGCGACGAAATGAACTGAGATGCAGCTGCCCAATTCCTGTGATTTCAAGTGCGGTATTACTCATGTCGAACGCAGAACGCCGATCGTTGCAGATTGCGCCAAATGAGCTCGGGGTTCGGCCAAGCCTCGGGAGATGTTGACGGTCGAGCAGGCAGCCGACCGGCTCGCGGTCAGCCGTACCACGATGTTCGCGCTTATCAAGGACGAGGTAGTGCTCAGCGTCCCGGTAGGCCGCTTGACGCGCATTCCTGCCGACGAACTGACTGCCTACATCGAGCGGCTTATCGCTGCAGCCGAGGAGGGCTGACCATGCCGCGCAAGAAACGTCCTGAAGGTTCGCGCGCACCGAATGGCGCGAGCAGTATCTACTTCGGCCAGGACGGTAAATGTCACGGGCGTGTCACCATGGGTGTGCTCGATAATGGCGAGCCGGACCGTCGGCACGTCGGGCGGAAGACAGAGTCCGAAGTCATCGAGGGTCTGCGAACTTGAACGTCAACGCGATAATGGCAGGGCATCGAAGCCCGGTGCGAACTCGTGGACGGTTGAGAAGTGGTTGAGCCAGTGGGTCGAGAATGTGGCGGCGCCTTCCGTGCGGGAAAGCACGCTGACCCGGTATCGAGCCGCAGACTATAAGCACTTGATTCCTGGACGCGGCGCGCACCAGCTCCGCAAGCTCGAACCTGAACACCTCGAGAAGGTCTACGCGAAGATGGCCAAGGCAGGTGCGAAGCCTGGAACA encodes:
- a CDS encoding excisionase family DNA-binding protein, with product MLTVEQAADRLAVSRTTMFALIKDEVVLSVPVGRLTRIPADELTAYIERLIAAAEEG